One window of Nostoc sp. C052 genomic DNA carries:
- the pstB gene encoding phosphate ABC transporter ATP-binding protein PstB, with protein sequence MTYSNSRSQSDSATIEQGSSVFNVEGVKVFYGGFLALLDVYLKIPDKQIIAFIGPSGCGKSTLLRCFNRMNDLIPGAKVEGRLNYRDRNIYDPKINSVKLRRQVGMVFQRPNPFPKSIYENISFGPRANGYKGNIDELVEDSLRRAAIWDEVKDKLKEKGTALSGGQQQRLCIARAIAMKPDVLLMDEPCSALDPISSRQVEELCLELKEQYTIIMVTHNMQQASRVADFTAFFNTEIDEYGKRRGKLVEFNPTAQMFSSPQTKEAEDYISGRFG encoded by the coding sequence ATGACTTATAGCAATAGTAGAAGTCAATCAGATAGTGCCACAATAGAGCAAGGTAGTAGCGTCTTTAATGTTGAAGGTGTAAAGGTATTCTATGGAGGATTTCTAGCACTTTTAGATGTTTATCTAAAGATTCCTGATAAACAAATTATTGCTTTTATTGGGCCTTCAGGATGCGGTAAAAGTACTTTACTGCGTTGCTTCAATCGGATGAATGATTTAATCCCTGGTGCTAAGGTTGAGGGTAGACTGAATTATCGCGATCGCAACATTTACGATCCTAAGATAAATTCTGTAAAATTACGCCGCCAAGTCGGAATGGTTTTTCAAAGGCCGAATCCTTTCCCCAAGTCAATATACGAAAATATTTCCTTTGGCCCCCGTGCTAATGGTTACAAAGGTAACATCGATGAATTGGTGGAAGATTCTCTTAGACGCGCTGCTATCTGGGATGAAGTGAAAGACAAACTCAAAGAGAAGGGAACTGCATTATCTGGCGGACAACAGCAACGACTTTGCATTGCCCGTGCGATCGCCATGAAGCCAGATGTATTATTAATGGATGAACCATGTTCTGCTCTCGACCCAATTTCTAGCCGCCAAGTAGAAGAACTCTGCTTAGAACTCAAGGAGCAATATACCATCATTATGGTGACACACAATATGCAGCAAGCTTCTAGAGTCGCAGATTTCACGGCTTTCTTCAATACAGAAATTGACGAGTATGGCAAACGTCGGGGCAAATTAGTCGAGTTTAATCCTACAGCTCAAATGTTCAGTTCTCCTCAAACCAAAGAAGCTGAGGATTATATCAGTGGACGCTTCGGTTAA
- the pstA gene encoding phosphate ABC transporter permease PstA: MATSYQPNSSLDSTAEFTDNVESRETLGKVFEVIFLLGLLIGLFILALLLFDIFKDGLGRFLSPGFLTETPSRFADQGGIRPAIISSVLLGTVVILVTVPIGVGAALYLEEYAPKAWWTAIIEINISNLAGVPSIVYGLLGLGVFNYLLGFGPALISGALTLSLLSLPVIIVTSREAIRAVPDSLRNASYGLGVTKWRTISSHVIPYAIPGILTGVIISVSRAIGDAASLIVVGAVGFLTFDPGLFQRFMALPIQIYSYITRPEPGFAGAAAATIIALLLLILALNGVAIYIRQRFSIR, translated from the coding sequence ATGGCTACAAGTTATCAACCAAATAGTTCTCTAGATTCTACGGCAGAATTTACCGATAATGTTGAAAGTAGGGAGACATTAGGAAAAGTATTTGAAGTAATTTTTTTGTTAGGATTACTGATTGGTTTATTTATCCTAGCATTACTACTTTTTGATATTTTTAAAGACGGATTAGGTAGATTTTTATCACCCGGCTTTCTGACCGAAACTCCTTCTCGTTTTGCTGACCAAGGTGGGATTCGTCCTGCAATTATCAGCAGTGTTCTTTTGGGAACTGTTGTGATTTTGGTTACTGTTCCTATTGGTGTCGGAGCAGCTTTATATCTAGAGGAGTATGCACCTAAAGCTTGGTGGACAGCGATTATTGAGATTAATATCAGTAATCTCGCAGGTGTACCTTCTATTGTTTATGGATTGCTGGGTTTAGGAGTTTTCAATTATTTACTTGGGTTTGGCCCCGCTTTGATTTCTGGTGCATTGACTTTATCTTTGTTGTCTTTGCCAGTAATTATTGTCACCTCTAGAGAAGCAATTCGCGCCGTCCCAGATTCTCTGAGAAATGCTTCTTATGGATTAGGTGTTACTAAATGGCGAACTATCAGTAGTCATGTCATACCTTATGCTATTCCTGGTATTTTGACAGGGGTGATTATTTCTGTATCTCGTGCCATTGGTGATGCAGCCTCTCTAATTGTTGTCGGTGCTGTGGGTTTTCTCACTTTTGACCCTGGTTTGTTCCAGAGATTTATGGCATTACCCATTCAAATTTACAGTTATATCACTCGTCCTGAACCGGGTTTTGCTGGTGCAGCAGCAGCGACAATTATTGCGTTGTTGCTCTTGATTTTAGCTTTAAATGGTGTTGCAATTTATATCCGGCAACGCTTCTCAATACGTTAG
- the pstC gene encoding phosphate ABC transporter permease subunit PstC — translation MQNLNSQDDPYLLSRQSLDKNPSEDISEKIVGVILFACALVSVLTTFGIVIIIFQETFGFFQEVSFAQFFLDTKWTPLFADRHFGVWPLINGTFLTTAIAMAVAIPLGLSSAIYLSEYAQPKVAAVLRPAVELLAGIPTVVYGYFALLFVTPLLRNIIPLEIFNALSAGLMMGVMITPTVGSISLDAIKAVPRSLREGSYALGITKLETIFKVVLPAALSGIIASIILGISRAVGETMTVLIAAGLQPKLTVNFAESIETMTAYMAQISGGDSPRGSLNFKTLYAVGAVLFLITLALNIVSYWIANRFKEKYD, via the coding sequence ATGCAAAATCTCAATTCTCAAGACGATCCTTATCTACTATCCAGACAATCATTGGATAAAAATCCATCTGAAGATATTTCTGAAAAGATTGTTGGGGTAATTTTATTTGCTTGTGCTTTAGTTTCGGTTTTGACAACTTTTGGAATTGTCATAATTATCTTTCAAGAGACATTTGGTTTTTTCCAAGAAGTTTCCTTTGCTCAATTCTTTCTTGATACGAAATGGACACCTTTATTTGCAGATAGGCATTTTGGTGTTTGGCCCTTGATTAATGGCACTTTCTTAACAACAGCTATTGCAATGGCGGTTGCTATTCCTTTGGGTTTATCTTCTGCCATTTATTTAAGTGAGTATGCTCAACCAAAAGTAGCAGCCGTTTTACGTCCAGCAGTGGAGCTTTTAGCGGGAATACCAACAGTAGTATATGGTTACTTTGCGCTATTGTTTGTCACACCATTGCTACGGAATATTATCCCTCTGGAAATATTCAACGCCTTGAGTGCAGGTTTAATGATGGGAGTAATGATTACTCCTACTGTTGGTTCTATCAGCTTAGATGCGATTAAAGCAGTTCCGCGCTCTTTACGAGAAGGCTCTTATGCTTTAGGTATCACTAAACTGGAAACCATTTTTAAAGTAGTTCTACCAGCTGCGCTTTCTGGAATCATTGCCTCAATTATATTGGGTATTTCTCGCGCTGTGGGTGAAACAATGACTGTTCTCATCGCCGCCGGACTACAGCCAAAGCTGACTGTTAATTTTGCCGAATCAATAGAAACAATGACAGCTTACATGGCACAAATTTCTGGAGGAGATAGTCCGCGTGGGAGTCTAAATTTCAAAACCTTATATGCTGTAGGTGCTGTTCTGTTTCTAATCACCCTAGCTTTGAATATTGTTAGTTACTGGATTGCAAATCGCTTTAAAGAAAAATACGATTAA
- a CDS encoding PstS family phosphate ABC transporter substrate-binding protein, producing the protein MSFCNRFQNSFFLTSLMLLASSITACNSGQELKSQVSIDGAAVGFPVSLAVAEEYGKGKPEAKVSVASSGTGGGFSKFCNGDIDIAGASRTIRDEEIKKCKSKNIEFVELPVALDGIAVIANRKNNFAKCLTIKELGKIWGAKSDGKILTWNQVNPKFPNEKLKLYAPASDTGTFDYMTQAVTGKAKNGRTDYTPSHNQNLLVQGVSGDVSALGYVGISYYIQNQDKLNLVAVESPTGKCEKPVPVDNVIKNIYTPLSRPLFLYVSKKSLDTKPAVKEFVDFYLENSWKWVDSVGYVALPDEAYVKVKQKFATGETGTKFKKAKPGEPITNFI; encoded by the coding sequence ATGAGCTTTTGTAACCGATTTCAAAATAGCTTTTTCTTAACATCTTTAATGCTTCTTGCCAGCAGTATCACTGCTTGTAATAGCGGACAAGAATTGAAAAGTCAAGTAAGTATTGATGGTGCTGCTGTAGGTTTTCCTGTTTCTTTAGCAGTTGCAGAAGAATACGGCAAAGGCAAACCTGAAGCTAAAGTTAGTGTTGCCTCAAGTGGTACTGGTGGTGGTTTCAGTAAATTTTGTAATGGCGATATTGATATAGCTGGTGCTTCTCGTACCATTAGAGATGAAGAAATCAAAAAATGTAAAAGTAAGAATATTGAATTTGTCGAGTTACCTGTAGCTTTAGATGGTATAGCCGTAATTGCTAACCGTAAAAATAACTTTGCCAAATGTCTCACTATTAAGGAACTGGGCAAAATTTGGGGCGCAAAATCAGACGGTAAAATATTGACTTGGAATCAAGTTAATCCCAAATTTCCTAACGAAAAACTGAAGCTGTATGCTCCTGCTTCTGATACTGGAACCTTTGATTATATGACTCAAGCTGTTACTGGCAAAGCCAAGAATGGCCGTACAGATTATACCCCTAGTCACAATCAAAATCTCCTAGTACAAGGTGTGTCAGGTGATGTATCAGCCTTAGGTTATGTTGGGATATCTTACTACATTCAAAACCAAGATAAACTCAATTTAGTTGCTGTAGAAAGTCCTACAGGAAAGTGTGAAAAGCCGGTTCCTGTAGATAATGTCATCAAAAATATCTACACACCTTTGTCTCGTCCTCTATTTCTCTATGTCAGTAAAAAATCCTTAGATACCAAGCCAGCAGTTAAAGAATTTGTAGATTTTTATCTAGAAAATTCTTGGAAGTGGGTCGATAGTGTTGGTTATGTGGCACTACCTGATGAAGCTTATGTCAAGGTCAAACAAAAATTTGCTACTGGTGAAACAGGGACAAAATTCAAAAAAGCAAAACCAGGTGAACCAATCACAAACTTTATTTAA
- a CDS encoding sulfate ABC transporter substrate-binding protein yields the protein MSKSQQPIQLSKFLTEGIQAYTMKALRTIQLSYQHAIRSWLNGRSIQSFVSLFLISIFLSMAVASCSGSSSASKNDVKLKLVSFSVTKAAHDQIIPKFIEKWKQEHNQNVTFEQSYGGSVAQAAAVIDGSQEADIVHLALPLDVSKIALAGLIKSGWETKAPRSGIVSRSVAAIVTREGNPKGIQTWADLAKDGVKVIAANPKTSGIAIWEFLAFWGSVTLTGGDEATALDYVTKVYKNTPTLTKDAREASDLFFQKGEGDVLINYENEVILAGKNGTKLPYVIPQVNISIDNPVAIVDKNVDKHSTREVAQAFVDFLYSTEAQREFAKLQYRPVNPSVTQEVASQYPPIKTLFTSQDLGGWDIIQSKFFGDGAIFDKIQAANKA from the coding sequence ATGAGCAAGTCGCAACAACCGATACAATTAAGTAAATTCCTGACTGAGGGAATTCAGGCTTATACTATGAAAGCTTTGCGGACTATACAACTATCGTATCAACACGCAATTAGAAGTTGGTTGAATGGACGCAGTATCCAAAGCTTTGTGAGTCTGTTTTTAATAAGTATTTTTTTGAGTATGGCAGTTGCCTCCTGTTCGGGAAGCAGTTCAGCTAGTAAAAATGATGTTAAGTTAAAACTCGTTTCATTCTCTGTCACTAAAGCCGCTCATGACCAAATAATTCCCAAATTTATCGAAAAGTGGAAGCAAGAACACAACCAAAATGTCACATTTGAGCAAAGTTATGGTGGTTCTGTAGCTCAAGCGGCTGCTGTGATTGACGGTTCGCAAGAAGCAGATATAGTACATTTGGCACTTCCACTGGATGTCAGCAAAATTGCTCTTGCAGGTTTGATCAAATCAGGTTGGGAAACCAAAGCACCGAGAAGTGGTATTGTGAGTAGGTCGGTTGCTGCGATCGTTACTCGCGAAGGCAACCCAAAAGGCATTCAGACTTGGGCAGACTTGGCAAAAGATGGCGTGAAAGTGATTGCTGCTAACCCAAAAACTTCTGGTATTGCTATCTGGGAATTCTTGGCTTTCTGGGGTTCGGTAACTCTAACAGGTGGTGATGAAGCAACAGCGCTAGATTATGTCACCAAAGTTTATAAGAATACCCCGACTCTAACGAAAGATGCCCGTGAGGCTAGCGATTTATTCTTCCAAAAAGGCGAGGGAGATGTCTTAATCAACTACGAAAATGAGGTGATTTTGGCAGGTAAAAATGGGACGAAGTTGCCTTATGTTATACCCCAAGTCAATATTTCCATTGACAATCCTGTGGCGATAGTTGATAAAAACGTTGATAAACACAGTACAAGAGAAGTTGCACAAGCATTTGTTGATTTTCTTTACTCCACAGAAGCTCAACGGGAATTTGCCAAATTACAATATCGTCCTGTTAACCCTAGCGTTACCCAAGAAGTAGCATCACAATATCCGCCAATTAAAACTTTATTCACATCTCAAGATTTAGGTGGTTGGGATATTATTCAGAGCAAGTTTTTTGGAGATGGGGCAATCTTTGACAAAATTCAAGCTGCGAACAAAGCATGA
- a CDS encoding restriction endonuclease subunit R: protein MTQTIQAKDIDLRYLIDNFGIQLVLDNSFFHEWQENLPEIDDLDKQLLDKVKMGYLNLLNYPPLLKDVVRMAVVDPLLFIGDFYLAPFYVKSEESIDIAVPDEDVIIKGRIDTLVLKEQLWVMIIESKRASFSVEQGLTQILAYLLGNIYIDKPSFGIIATGSEFIFVKLMKGNSPHYALSKGFLMRNPGNELYDVLRILKRLTQLVST from the coding sequence TAATCGATAACTTTGGTATTCAGTTAGTTTTAGATAACTCATTCTTTCACGAATGGCAAGAAAATTTACCAGAAATTGATGATTTAGACAAACAGCTTTTAGACAAGGTAAAAATGGGTTATTTAAATCTTCTTAATTACCCACCTTTACTAAAAGATGTAGTTAGAATGGCAGTTGTAGACCCATTACTTTTTATTGGGGATTTTTATCTAGCCCCGTTTTATGTAAAATCAGAAGAATCTATAGATATTGCTGTGCCAGATGAAGATGTAATCATTAAAGGCAGAATAGATACCTTGGTTTTGAAAGAGCAATTATGGGTGATGATTATTGAGTCTAAAAGAGCTTCCTTTTCAGTTGAGCAAGGACTCACACAAATTCTTGCTTATCTGTTAGGAAATATATATATTGATAAACCTAGCTTTGGAATAATTGCTACGGGAAGCGAGTTTATTTTCGTCAAATTAATGAAAGGAAATTCACCACATTATGCTTTATCAAAGGGTTTTTTGATGCGAAACCCTGGAAATGAATTGTACGATGTACTACGTATATTGAAACGCCTGACTCAGTTGGTGAGTACTTAA